Proteins encoded in a region of the Podarcis muralis chromosome 2, rPodMur119.hap1.1, whole genome shotgun sequence genome:
- the TMT1A gene encoding thiol S-methyltransferase TMT1A: MATALVFCLRLCLQLLALPIYVLSYLGVWQPYCKKIFPAFMEKFAPSYNKKMSRQKQELFRNLLEFAGPSGQLRLLEIGTGTGSNFQFFPANCRVTCTDPNPHFQRSLAKSMAQNQHLQFDSFLVTPAENLQEVADSSVDVVVSTLVLCSVRDMQSVLSEVCRVLKPGGAFYFLEHVAADHSSWCYFWQQVLFPTWKLLFDGCCLTREIWSVLDKANFSDVKLQHIYVPLHWTPIQPHIIGYAVK, translated from the exons ATGGCAACAGCCCTGGTCTTCTGCCTCCGTCTCTGCCTCCAGCTGCTAGCCCTTCCCATATACGTGCTGTCGTACTTaggcgtatggcagccctactgcaAGAAGATCTTCCCGGCCTTCATGGAGAAGTTTGCACCCAGTTACAACAAGAAGATGTCAAGGCAGAAACAAGAGCTGTTCCGCAACTTGTTGGAGTTTGCAGGCCCCTCGGGGCAGCTGCGGCTACTGGAGATAGGAACCGGCACGGGCTCCAACTTCCAGTTCTTCCCGGCCAACTGCAGGGTCACCTGTACAGACCCCAACCCCCACTTTCAACGGAGTCTAGCCAAAAGCATGGCCCAGAACCAGCACCTTCAGTTTGACAGCTTCTTGGTGACCCCGGCGGAGAATCTGCAGGAGGTGGCCGATTCTTCCGTCGATGTCGTTGTTTCCACTTTGGTCCTCTGCTCCGTGCGGGACATGCAAAGTGTTCTGAGCGAAGTCTGCAGAGTCCTCAAGCCG GGTGGAGCATTTTATTTCTTGGAACACGTGGCTGCAGACCATTCAAGCTGGTGCTACTTTTGGCAGCAAGTTCTCTTCCCAACATGGAAACTTCTCTTTGACGGATGCTGCTTAACAAGAGAGATCTGGAGTGTTCTTGACAAAGCAAATTTCTCAGATGTAAAGCTGCAACATATATACGTCCCCTTACACTGGACACCGATTCAGCCACATATCATTGGTTATGCTGTAAAGTAA